In one Gopherus evgoodei ecotype Sinaloan lineage chromosome 1, rGopEvg1_v1.p, whole genome shotgun sequence genomic region, the following are encoded:
- the NEPRO gene encoding nucleolus and neural progenitor protein isoform X1, with protein MAAPVQGEAAWNRWRVPRPASSATVALPAQHPAVRCLPAVVKECYKVSMLLKSKAVDAEGKVLHAILYGFHNRMAHHKTYLSLKQVEQCLKRLNQMNLMGSIQDLTELCPKKSKSENAGKCLVPSQPVTEVVAVKILGGCKLLLRLLECCCKAFVLSVKHLCLEEYILLNTVVSGLLSRLWILYRCVLQSLISLYGVLSGLLQEVSRTQQMPYIKGFTFPSEITEFLGPLYLEIKKRPKVLATKKATGWLNKLFAGPAVASRCSKERGPAAPTRCSKKMTNIQHPIDIGKPVLVKRANRGKELGFDIKTLCRQRKLRVQEDVDFRLTLSEAKAVRSQHAKSLVLRFREACSFGELSEALKTAIVCCKSKKLKSEAFFLGTKLLKSKRLQHVEAQGCSLQKKLGCVKASICKYLLSGLRKEHCPKQYRRASSWQQRKIKLSRRSKSVSKKTPEFVQQNTSSLFEESMPSAVSLLPSQQCEHSLHLRKAGDCSATRHVGEQDKVGTSEPVALERNPGPTVKGTSENDDIDDIFAAMGV; from the exons ATGGCGGCGCCTGTGCAGGGGGAGGCGGCGTGGAACCGGTGGCGCGTGCCGCGGCCTGCGAGCAGCGCTACGGTGGCCCTGCCGGCCCAACACCCGGCAG TGAGATGCCTTCCAGCTGTTGTTAAAGAATGTTACAAGGTCAGCATGTTGCTGAAGAGTAAAGCTGTGGATGCAGAAGGAAAAGTTTTACATGCGATCCTTTATGGTTTCCACAACAGAATGGCTCACCATAAAACCTATTTGTCTCTGAAACAG GTAGAACAATGCTTAAAGCGTTTAAATCAGATGAACTTGATGGGCTCCATTCAAGATCTGACGGAATTGTGTCCCAA GAAAAGTAAATCTGAAAATGCAGGGAAGTGCTTAGTTCCCAGCCAGCCTGTGACGGAAGTGGTGGCGGTGAAGATCTTGGGAGGCTGCAAGCTCTTGCTGCGCTTACTGGAGTGTTGCTGCAAAGCATTTGT CCTGTCTGTTAAGCATCTGTGTTTGGAAGAATACATCCTCTTGAACACTGTGGTTTCAGGATTGTTGAGCAGATTATG GATTCTCTATAGGTGTGTATTACAAAGCCTCATTTCTTTATATGGGGTGTTGTCTGGGTTGCTACAGGAggtgtccaggacccagcagaTGCCTTATATTAAGGGGTTTACCTTCCCTTCTGAAATCACTGAGTTTCTGGGACCCCTTTATTTGGAGATTAAGAAAAGACCTAAAGTACTTGCAACAAAAAAGGCAACTGGATGGCTGAACAAGCTGTTTGCAGGGCCTGCAGTAGCATCCAGGTGCAGTAAAGAGAgaggcccagcagctcccacaaGGTGCAGCAAGAAGATGACCAACATCCAGCACCCCATCGATATTGGAAAGCCGGTTCTGGTGAAGAGAGCTAACCGAG ggaAGGAGTTGGGATTTGACATCAAGACCTTATGTAGGCAACGGAAACTCAGAGTCCAAGAG GATGTAGACTTCAGGCTAACACTTTCTGAAGCAAAAGCAGTGAGATCTCAGCATGCCAAATCCCTTGTGTTGCGGTTTAGAGAAGCCTGCTCTTTCGGAGAACTGTCTGAAGCACTCAAAACAGCCATTGTCTGCTGCAAAAGCAAAAAGCTCAAGTCAGAAGCTTTCTTTCTGGGaacaaaacttttgaaaagcAAACGGCTGCAGCATGTGGAGGCTCAAGGCTGCAG CTTACAGAAAAAACTGGGCTGTGTTAAAGCATCTATCTGCAAATACCTTCTCTCTGGCTTGCGAAAGGAACATTGTCCAAAGCAGTACCGCAGAGCAAGTTCCTGGCAGCAAAGGAAGATCAAACTGTCCAGAAGGTCAAAATCAGTCTCAAAGAAGACTCCAGAGTTTGTTCAACAAAACACTTCCAGCCTTTTTGAAGAGAGTATGCCTAGTGCTGTGTCCCTCTTACCTTCTCAGCAGTGTGAGCATTCACTTCACCTAAGAAAAGCAGGAGACTGTAGCGCTACCAGGCATGTTGGAGAACAAGACAAAGTGGGGACCTCTGAACCTGTGGCATTGGAAAGAAACCCTGGGCCTACAGTGAAAGGGACTAGTGAGAACGATGATATTGATGACATTTTTGCAGCAATGGGTGTATAA
- the NEPRO gene encoding nucleolus and neural progenitor protein isoform X2 has protein sequence MLLKSKAVDAEGKVLHAILYGFHNRMAHHKTYLSLKQVEQCLKRLNQMNLMGSIQDLTELCPKKSKSENAGKCLVPSQPVTEVVAVKILGGCKLLLRLLECCCKAFVLSVKHLCLEEYILLNTVVSGLLSRLWILYRCVLQSLISLYGVLSGLLQEVSRTQQMPYIKGFTFPSEITEFLGPLYLEIKKRPKVLATKKATGWLNKLFAGPAVASRCSKERGPAAPTRCSKKMTNIQHPIDIGKPVLVKRANRGKELGFDIKTLCRQRKLRVQEDVDFRLTLSEAKAVRSQHAKSLVLRFREACSFGELSEALKTAIVCCKSKKLKSEAFFLGTKLLKSKRLQHVEAQGCSLQKKLGCVKASICKYLLSGLRKEHCPKQYRRASSWQQRKIKLSRRSKSVSKKTPEFVQQNTSSLFEESMPSAVSLLPSQQCEHSLHLRKAGDCSATRHVGEQDKVGTSEPVALERNPGPTVKGTSENDDIDDIFAAMGV, from the exons ATGTTGCTGAAGAGTAAAGCTGTGGATGCAGAAGGAAAAGTTTTACATGCGATCCTTTATGGTTTCCACAACAGAATGGCTCACCATAAAACCTATTTGTCTCTGAAACAG GTAGAACAATGCTTAAAGCGTTTAAATCAGATGAACTTGATGGGCTCCATTCAAGATCTGACGGAATTGTGTCCCAA GAAAAGTAAATCTGAAAATGCAGGGAAGTGCTTAGTTCCCAGCCAGCCTGTGACGGAAGTGGTGGCGGTGAAGATCTTGGGAGGCTGCAAGCTCTTGCTGCGCTTACTGGAGTGTTGCTGCAAAGCATTTGT CCTGTCTGTTAAGCATCTGTGTTTGGAAGAATACATCCTCTTGAACACTGTGGTTTCAGGATTGTTGAGCAGATTATG GATTCTCTATAGGTGTGTATTACAAAGCCTCATTTCTTTATATGGGGTGTTGTCTGGGTTGCTACAGGAggtgtccaggacccagcagaTGCCTTATATTAAGGGGTTTACCTTCCCTTCTGAAATCACTGAGTTTCTGGGACCCCTTTATTTGGAGATTAAGAAAAGACCTAAAGTACTTGCAACAAAAAAGGCAACTGGATGGCTGAACAAGCTGTTTGCAGGGCCTGCAGTAGCATCCAGGTGCAGTAAAGAGAgaggcccagcagctcccacaaGGTGCAGCAAGAAGATGACCAACATCCAGCACCCCATCGATATTGGAAAGCCGGTTCTGGTGAAGAGAGCTAACCGAG ggaAGGAGTTGGGATTTGACATCAAGACCTTATGTAGGCAACGGAAACTCAGAGTCCAAGAG GATGTAGACTTCAGGCTAACACTTTCTGAAGCAAAAGCAGTGAGATCTCAGCATGCCAAATCCCTTGTGTTGCGGTTTAGAGAAGCCTGCTCTTTCGGAGAACTGTCTGAAGCACTCAAAACAGCCATTGTCTGCTGCAAAAGCAAAAAGCTCAAGTCAGAAGCTTTCTTTCTGGGaacaaaacttttgaaaagcAAACGGCTGCAGCATGTGGAGGCTCAAGGCTGCAG CTTACAGAAAAAACTGGGCTGTGTTAAAGCATCTATCTGCAAATACCTTCTCTCTGGCTTGCGAAAGGAACATTGTCCAAAGCAGTACCGCAGAGCAAGTTCCTGGCAGCAAAGGAAGATCAAACTGTCCAGAAGGTCAAAATCAGTCTCAAAGAAGACTCCAGAGTTTGTTCAACAAAACACTTCCAGCCTTTTTGAAGAGAGTATGCCTAGTGCTGTGTCCCTCTTACCTTCTCAGCAGTGTGAGCATTCACTTCACCTAAGAAAAGCAGGAGACTGTAGCGCTACCAGGCATGTTGGAGAACAAGACAAAGTGGGGACCTCTGAACCTGTGGCATTGGAAAGAAACCCTGGGCCTACAGTGAAAGGGACTAGTGAGAACGATGATATTGATGACATTTTTGCAGCAATGGGTGTATAA